GTAATGAATGTTGACTCGACGATTTCGAACTGGCATCGGCTTACACgctcattcttttttttatcgcAGATCGTATCATCAAAGATAACGATTGATATACACAGTTTACCTACACAGGACGCGTGCACTGATGTGCAACGACAGTTATTAGGCCCAACGTATTCACTAAAGTTACttatttcaacttttatacgGAAACAAAGTTGCAAAAATTCGGTGCGATTCAGGTTCGTTGCACTACACTTGGCTCGTATCGTGTGCAAATAATAAAGCTTAAACGGTTGTATTATAAACTCATGTCGAACAAATATTCTGTTGTCTTTGCAgattatattcataaaattagtATGTCCAGAAGGAAATTCGGCGGCGACCGACAATTCGACAACGTGGATTATACACAGCTCACAGAAACTGACAATGGTTTTGTTGATTCTCAGGTAAGGCGAATTGTCTTAaatgtatgtaataataatacgtaAAAGTAATGATTTTTAAGTTTGTAAATCCACCTGTAAAAATACCATGGAAAGCTATTACCCTGGCAGCACTGTTATTCGTTGGGGGTACCATCATGCTCATCATGGGTAGCCTAATCGTGAGTGGTCACATTGACTC
This is a stretch of genomic DNA from Nomia melanderi isolate GNS246 chromosome 1, iyNomMela1, whole genome shotgun sequence. It encodes these proteins:
- the LOC116433725 gene encoding transmembrane protein 230 isoform X1 — its product is MWTSCFRTDYIHKISMSRRKFGGDRQFDNVDYTQLTETDNGFVDSQFVNPPVKIPWKAITLAALLFVGGTIMLIMGSLIVSGHIDSKYSDRMWPIIILGILMFIPGAYHMRVAILAYQKVPGYSFDDIPEFD
- the LOC116433725 gene encoding transmembrane protein 230 isoform X2; the encoded protein is MSRRKFGGDRQFDNVDYTQLTETDNGFVDSQFVNPPVKIPWKAITLAALLFVGGTIMLIMGSLIVSGHIDSKYSDRMWPIIILGILMFIPGAYHMRVAILAYQKVPGYSFDDIPEFD